CGCCGTCCGGTACGACGACCAGCAGTCGTCGGGGGGCGGGCAGTTGGTTCCGGAGGCGGGCGCACACCCGCCGGAAGCGGGTGCGTCTGCTGGCCTCATCGCCCGATGCCCGCGGGGTCGGCATGTCCCACCGCGTGTCGATGCCGAGCAGCCGGCGGATCCAGGCCCGCGGGCCACCGCCCTCCGACCCGTGCGCGAGGCCTTCACCAGGTACGTCGACGGTGCCGATGAGTGCCGCGCCAAGCGCCGCGGTGATCTCCGGTTCGGTGCGCAGCCGACGGTTCATCCGCGTGGCGGCGAGATGACCGATGACCGCGAGCAGGAAGGACAACAGAGCCCCGGCGACGATCAGTTGCATCCTCGTCGGCGGAGCCTCGCCGGTCGGCCGGGCCGCCGAACCCATGACGACCATGCTGGCCTTGTTCGCCGCCGGGTCGGCCTGGTCCAGCTTCTTCATGGCCTCCGCCAGCGCGGTGCGCAGCTTCTCGAGCTCGGTGCGGGCCTGCACGCTCTCCACGGTCTGCCCCGGATCGGCCGCGTTGGCCAGGTCGGAGATGCGGCGGTTGGTCTGCACCACCTTCTGCCGCAGCGCATTGGGCCCCGTCGCCGATTCGGAGTCGGGGTTGTCGCCCGCGATCCGCGCGGCGAAGGTGACGAACTGCTGGGCCACCTCGTCGGAGAGCCGCTGCGCGCGCCCCGGGGTCTCGGCCGTCCCCGAGATCTTGATGATGTTGCCGTCGGCGGCCTTGGCGCTCACCTGATCCCGCAGGTCGGTGCCGTTGACGCCGCTCCAGTGGAGCGTG
This Streptomyces sp. NBC_01283 DNA region includes the following protein-coding sequences:
- a CDS encoding Wzz/FepE/Etk N-terminal domain-containing protein — translated: MSDDTIRLVTLGRIFRRRWRLLAALAVVGALVGYGASLLFPPSYTTSASVLLPGQWEERELLTQAEIASSSEVVDRAADTLHWSGVNGTDLRDQVSAKAADGNIIKISGTAETPGRAQRLSDEVAQQFVTFAARIAGDNPDSESATGPNALRQKVVQTNRRISDLANAADPGQTVESVQARTELEKLRTALAEAMKKLDQADPAANKASMVVMGSAARPTGEAPPTRMQLIVAGALLSFLLAVIGHLAATRMNRRLRTEPEITAALGAALIGTVDVPGEGLAHGSEGGGPRAWIRRLLGIDTRWDMPTPRASGDEASRRTRFRRVCARLRNQLPAPRRLLVVVPDGDEIARRAADQLSAEATNDPLLRVADVSVDRPMVPDRDTESGVLVVLSAGSRTTGELAGIAGACKDAGHEVVGIVVADAVRARPARTSGRPPQHAAMAVGDDARGGSA